A region of Ignatzschineria larvae DSM 13226 DNA encodes the following proteins:
- a CDS encoding UbiH/UbiF/VisC/COQ6 family ubiquinone biosynthesis hydroxylase, with the protein MSNRFDVIINGAGLVGSSIAIGLAKAGMKVLVIEFHPLAKLYPTDDYGLRVSAFTPSSKKWLQYVDAWDGLQHTGRVTPFLHMHVWDEGGRGELTFDAQGTGSDALGWIIDNEATQGVLLDRAQKLENLTILDNTKLESFVRKGDLVEVTLSNGDTYETELVVGADGGRSLVRDWANIPTTGWSYGQKTIVGQVRPEKSHENSCWQRFLENGPLALLPLSDGRCSLAWHTTFEEADELLALSPEAFSERLTNGFEGKFGKIEVAGELGAFPLRLNHAQHYVRANFALAGDAAHSIHPLAGLGVNIGYLDSATLVEELINAKKAGISLGDMTILKRYEKRRKAHNLLIMGSMDLFKRSSTSKSGFVKGVRNLGLSAADKLPFVKKRLARMAMGYYGDIPSFVKP; encoded by the coding sequence ATGAGTAACCGATTTGATGTTATTATTAATGGCGCAGGATTAGTAGGATCAAGTATTGCAATTGGTTTGGCAAAGGCCGGAATGAAAGTTTTAGTGATTGAATTTCATCCTCTTGCAAAGCTCTATCCTACAGATGATTACGGCCTGCGTGTGTCGGCTTTTACTCCGTCAAGTAAGAAGTGGTTGCAATATGTGGATGCTTGGGATGGATTGCAACATACAGGTCGAGTAACACCATTCTTACATATGCATGTCTGGGATGAAGGTGGCCGAGGGGAATTGACCTTTGATGCACAAGGCACTGGTTCTGATGCTTTAGGTTGGATTATTGATAATGAAGCAACGCAAGGCGTACTGCTTGATCGGGCGCAGAAGCTGGAGAATTTGACGATTCTAGATAATACGAAACTAGAATCTTTTGTACGTAAAGGCGATCTCGTTGAAGTAACGCTTAGTAATGGCGATACTTATGAAACGGAATTAGTCGTTGGCGCGGATGGTGGACGTTCATTGGTGCGGGATTGGGCGAATATTCCGACAACAGGCTGGAGTTATGGACAGAAAACTATTGTAGGTCAAGTTCGCCCTGAAAAGAGTCATGAAAATAGCTGCTGGCAACGATTTTTAGAAAATGGACCATTAGCGCTTCTCCCCCTTAGTGATGGTCGCTGTTCACTCGCTTGGCATACGACTTTCGAAGAGGCAGATGAATTATTAGCACTATCGCCGGAAGCATTTTCTGAACGGTTAACGAATGGTTTTGAAGGAAAATTTGGTAAAATTGAAGTTGCAGGCGAGTTAGGGGCTTTTCCGCTTCGTTTAAATCATGCGCAACACTATGTGCGAGCAAATTTTGCCCTTGCCGGAGATGCGGCGCATTCGATTCATCCGCTAGCAGGATTAGGGGTCAATATTGGCTATCTTGATTCGGCCACCTTGGTTGAGGAGTTAATCAATGCTAAAAAGGCAGGAATTTCGCTAGGGGATATGACCATTTTAAAACGGTATGAGAAACGCCGAAAAGCCCATAACCTATTGATTATGGGCTCTATGGATCTTTTTAAACGCAGTTCTACCAGTAAGTCTGGGTTTGTAAAAGGGGTTCGAAATCTCGGATTATCGGCAGCGGATAAGCTTCCTTTTGTGAAAAAACGTCTTGCAAGAATGGCAATGGGGTATTATGGAGATATTCCAAGTTTTGTTAAACCATAA
- the apbC gene encoding iron-sulfur cluster carrier protein ApbC has protein sequence MKITKDVVAGIIGQEVDRYLGMDLRSAGCVKAIEIDDVQKKISVQIVLGFYAKAHSEMIQTTLSTLISQETGYSATVTVESKVVAHKVQGQLHAMANVKNIIAVASGKGGVGKSTTAVNLALALQQEGASVGILDADIYGPSLPTMLNTHEKPVSLDGKSMEPIMAQGLQSNSIGYLIAQADAAIWRAPMAVSALTQMLKETAWKALDYLIIDMPPGTGDIQLTLAQQIPVAGSVIITTPQDIALLDARKGINMFEKVGVPILGIIENMSFHICSQCGHEEAIFGTLGGDHLAKEANVALLGQMPLDISIRQEADRGAPTVTAGGPLADRYREMAIKMSAILSLRERDRMAGFPKVVVQQSQGKELK, from the coding sequence ATGAAAATTACAAAGGATGTTGTTGCAGGGATTATTGGTCAAGAAGTTGATCGTTATTTAGGAATGGATTTACGCTCAGCGGGTTGCGTTAAAGCAATCGAGATCGATGATGTACAAAAGAAGATTAGCGTGCAGATCGTCTTAGGGTTTTATGCCAAAGCCCATAGCGAAATGATCCAAACAACATTAAGTACTTTAATAAGTCAAGAGACGGGGTACAGCGCAACAGTAACCGTTGAGAGTAAAGTAGTCGCGCATAAGGTGCAAGGACAATTGCACGCAATGGCCAATGTGAAGAATATTATTGCGGTAGCTTCCGGTAAGGGCGGTGTCGGTAAATCTACGACAGCTGTTAATTTAGCGCTAGCGTTACAGCAAGAGGGCGCAAGTGTGGGGATTTTAGATGCGGATATCTATGGTCCTAGTCTGCCAACAATGCTCAATACGCACGAAAAACCGGTTTCTCTCGATGGTAAATCGATGGAGCCTATTATGGCGCAAGGTTTACAGAGTAACTCGATCGGTTATTTGATTGCACAAGCCGATGCAGCTATTTGGCGTGCACCGATGGCAGTATCTGCTTTGACACAGATGCTTAAAGAGACTGCGTGGAAAGCGCTCGATTATTTGATTATCGATATGCCACCGGGAACCGGCGATATTCAATTAACACTAGCACAACAGATTCCGGTTGCCGGCAGTGTGATTATCACAACGCCTCAAGATATTGCGTTATTAGATGCCCGTAAAGGGATCAATATGTTTGAGAAAGTGGGCGTGCCGATTCTGGGTATTATTGAGAATATGAGTTTTCATATCTGTAGCCAATGTGGTCACGAAGAGGCAATCTTTGGTACTCTAGGTGGTGATCATTTAGCAAAAGAAGCGAATGTTGCACTACTTGGGCAGATGCCGCTGGATATCTCAATTCGTCAAGAAGCAGATCGCGGCGCACCGACAGTCACTGCCGGCGGGCCATTAGCGGATCGTTATCGAGAGATGGCGATTAAGATGAGTGCCATTTTATCTTTAAGAGAGCGGGATCGAATGGCGGGCTTCCCGAAAGTCGTTGTACAGCAGTCACAAGGTAAAGAATTGAAATAG
- the map gene encoding type I methionyl aminopeptidase — MRRKERNDMSQIFIKDAQQIEGIRKANQAVANLLKRIKPYVKPGVTTKSLDELIHSWMLEEGLVSGSLNYGNPPFPGASCISINHVVCHGIPGDRALKEGDIVNIDICLSKDGYFGDSSQMFCVGEVSILAQRLVDVTYECMMLGIEVVKPGVPFREIGRVIEKHAHAHNYSVVQDFCGHGVGLSLHEAPQVLHYDSPMVRDIMAPGMIFTIEPMINVGKPGVKVLNDGWTAVTRDRSLTAQWEHAVLVTETGYEILSLPTE, encoded by the coding sequence ATTAGGAGAAAAGAAAGGAACGATATGTCACAAATTTTTATTAAAGATGCACAACAAATTGAAGGTATCCGTAAAGCAAATCAAGCGGTTGCGAATCTCTTGAAGCGAATTAAACCTTATGTAAAACCGGGCGTTACCACTAAATCACTCGATGAGCTGATTCATAGTTGGATGTTAGAAGAGGGATTAGTATCGGGAAGTCTGAATTATGGTAATCCACCATTCCCCGGCGCATCGTGTATCTCAATTAATCATGTGGTCTGTCATGGGATTCCGGGCGATCGAGCCTTAAAAGAGGGCGATATTGTTAATATTGATATCTGTCTCTCTAAAGATGGTTATTTTGGCGATAGTAGTCAAATGTTCTGTGTTGGGGAAGTTTCGATCTTAGCGCAGCGCCTTGTAGATGTGACCTATGAATGTATGATGCTTGGTATTGAAGTGGTCAAACCGGGCGTGCCTTTCCGCGAAATTGGGCGTGTGATTGAAAAGCATGCGCATGCGCATAATTATTCAGTGGTGCAAGATTTCTGTGGTCATGGTGTAGGCTTAAGCCTACATGAAGCACCTCAAGTATTGCACTATGATTCGCCAATGGTGCGCGATATTATGGCACCCGGTATGATCTTCACGATTGAACCGATGATTAATGTGGGCAAACCTGGCGTTAAAGTGCTCAATGATGGTTGGACAGCGGTCACAAGAGATCGTTCATTGACAGCACAATGGGAACATGCCGTATTAGTGACTGAAACAGGTTATGAAATTTTAAGTCTACCTACAGAGTAG
- the dcd gene encoding dCTP deaminase, producing MSIKADHWIREQAEKYGMIEPFEPGQIRENEKGRIISYGTSSYGYDVRCSNEFKIFTNINSSIVDPKNFDENSFVDVVSDVCIIPPNSFALARTVEYFRIPRSVLTICLGKSTYARCGIIVNVTPLEPEWEGHVTLEFSNTTPLPAKIYAGEGVAQMLFLESDRECEVSYKDRGGKYQGQTGVTLPRT from the coding sequence ATGTCAATAAAAGCAGATCATTGGATTCGGGAACAGGCAGAGAAATATGGCATGATCGAGCCTTTTGAGCCTGGACAAATTCGGGAAAATGAGAAGGGACGGATTATTAGCTACGGCACATCAAGTTATGGTTATGATGTGCGTTGCAGTAATGAGTTTAAGATCTTTACCAATATTAATTCAAGCATTGTCGATCCTAAAAATTTCGATGAAAATAGCTTTGTTGATGTGGTTTCAGATGTCTGTATTATTCCCCCAAACTCCTTTGCGCTTGCCCGTACCGTTGAGTATTTCCGTATTCCTCGTTCTGTGTTGACCATTTGTTTAGGGAAGTCTACCTATGCACGTTGCGGTATTATCGTGAATGTCACACCACTAGAACCTGAGTGGGAAGGACACGTTACCCTTGAGTTTTCTAACACAACGCCGCTTCCGGCGAAGATCTATGCCGGAGAAGGTGTTGCACAGATGCTCTTTTTAGAATCCGATCGTGAATGTGAAGTTTCATATAAGGATCGAGGTGGCAAATACCAAGGACAGACAGGGGTGACTTTACCTCGCACATAA
- a CDS encoding YceD family protein has product MNYSTLSIWQAIEHGYVVENDHLPSKFFPRLEAAVEKINGDIVLSFSAGLDENQHQSIIGTASVNVDVECQRCLEPFPLEVEVQFRWIPVKSEYEAELVGDDADVIIVEEADPVGFLYHVEDELLMALPIIPYHEDDEPCAGRDFLKNQEHLEEEDKKNPFAILTDLLDQK; this is encoded by the coding sequence TTGAATTACTCTACATTATCCATATGGCAAGCCATTGAACATGGTTATGTGGTCGAAAATGACCATTTACCGAGTAAGTTCTTCCCTCGTTTAGAGGCAGCAGTTGAGAAGATCAATGGTGATATTGTGTTGTCATTTAGCGCAGGTCTCGATGAGAACCAACATCAAAGTATTATCGGCACAGCTTCTGTCAATGTTGACGTGGAATGTCAGCGCTGTCTTGAGCCTTTCCCCCTTGAAGTGGAGGTTCAATTTCGCTGGATTCCTGTAAAAAGTGAATATGAAGCGGAGCTTGTAGGCGATGATGCAGATGTGATTATTGTCGAAGAGGCAGATCCTGTCGGCTTTCTTTATCATGTAGAAGATGAGTTATTAATGGCATTGCCGATTATTCCTTATCATGAAGATGATGAACCTTGTGCGGGTCGGGATTTTCTAAAGAATCAGGAACATCTGGAAGAAGAGGATAAGAAAAATCCTTTTGCTATCCTGACAGATCTATTAGACCAAAAGTAA
- a CDS encoding MATE family efflux transporter — MSRYFHFQKDELQMLFALTLPILITQWFLVGMGVTDIAITGHYADHTQASVGLGVMIWNPLLLFSTGVLMSVAIFSAHEFGKGKSEDVANIWHNGLLISVVLMVVVLLVMNFFSGTLLQWLQVEAELILDSVSYLRALSVGVPAIFVFNSLRAVCEGVARPVPITIVCGVGFVVNGILNYLLVNGYAPIGLPSYGIVGSGLGTALTFWVMLFLLVGFTFIDPRLRSLRLVRKLEKPDARLKEMVHVGLPSGATFFAEVAIFSAAGLILGQFGTVVVASHQISLAITSMTFMIPLSTAMAITSMIGQRMGRMDYESVLRVSRMGRTVVIALMLVTSLILYGARYHIPQLFNSNPAIIEMSAGLIIYSIFFQLPDGMQISANGVLRGMKDTKVPMFLGIASYWLIAFPLCYYLGVVKQLEAPGVWMGLIAGLTFAAIFLNIRLWLLSKKLPTDQAPIKLGQ; from the coding sequence GTGAGTCGCTATTTTCATTTTCAAAAAGATGAGTTGCAGATGTTATTTGCCCTCACATTACCGATTCTTATTACCCAATGGTTTTTGGTGGGGATGGGCGTGACCGATATCGCGATTACCGGGCATTATGCCGATCATACACAGGCTTCTGTGGGATTGGGGGTGATGATCTGGAACCCATTACTACTTTTTAGTACCGGCGTTTTGATGAGTGTGGCGATCTTTAGTGCCCACGAATTTGGTAAAGGTAAGAGCGAAGATGTGGCGAATATTTGGCACAACGGGCTCTTGATTTCAGTTGTTCTTATGGTGGTTGTCCTGCTTGTAATGAATTTCTTCTCAGGGACGCTACTACAATGGCTACAAGTGGAAGCGGAACTCATTCTGGACTCGGTCTCTTATCTACGCGCTTTGAGTGTGGGGGTGCCAGCGATTTTTGTTTTTAATAGTTTGCGTGCCGTCTGTGAGGGAGTTGCACGCCCGGTGCCGATTACGATCGTATGTGGTGTCGGATTTGTAGTGAATGGGATTTTAAACTATCTCCTCGTCAATGGTTATGCACCGATTGGGCTACCAAGCTATGGGATTGTCGGTTCGGGGTTAGGCACTGCCTTAACTTTCTGGGTGATGCTCTTTTTGTTAGTGGGTTTTACCTTTATCGATCCTCGATTACGAAGCTTGCGTTTAGTGCGTAAATTAGAAAAGCCGGATGCGAGATTAAAAGAGATGGTACACGTAGGGTTACCGAGTGGCGCAACGTTCTTTGCGGAAGTGGCGATTTTCTCGGCGGCGGGTTTGATTTTAGGACAATTTGGGACGGTGGTGGTTGCAAGTCATCAGATCTCTTTGGCCATTACCTCAATGACCTTTATGATTCCACTCAGTACTGCAATGGCGATTACCTCGATGATCGGTCAGCGAATGGGACGAATGGATTATGAGAGTGTATTACGAGTGAGCAGAATGGGGCGCACAGTGGTGATCGCTTTGATGTTAGTGACAAGCTTGATTCTTTATGGCGCGCGTTACCATATTCCACAACTCTTTAATAGCAATCCGGCGATTATTGAGATGAGTGCGGGCTTAATTATCTACTCTATCTTCTTCCAATTGCCTGATGGAATGCAGATCTCAGCCAATGGCGTGTTGCGGGGAATGAAAGATACAAAAGTGCCGATGTTCTTAGGGATCGCCTCCTATTGGTTGATTGCTTTTCCACTCTGTTACTATCTTGGGGTGGTGAAACAGCTAGAAGCGCCCGGCGTTTGGATGGGCTTAATTGCCGGTTTAACTTTTGCGGCGATCTTTCTCAATATTCGCTTATGGTTGTTATCTAAAAAATTACCGACAGATCAAGCGCCGATAAAGTTAGGGCAATAA
- a CDS encoding HIT domain-containing protein has product MQLNEELAKNSRFVTDLPLCEVRIQNEARFPWIILIPKRDNVAEIIDLSIEDQEQLLKELRMASKVMQSAFNADKLNIGALGNIVRQLHLHVIARYEADLAWPNPVWGYFELSTQYASDALSRRIALIKDAFDELA; this is encoded by the coding sequence ATGCAGTTAAATGAAGAGTTAGCAAAAAATAGCCGTTTTGTCACAGACCTCCCTTTATGTGAAGTGCGTATTCAAAATGAAGCGCGCTTTCCTTGGATTATTTTGATTCCAAAACGGGATAATGTGGCAGAAATTATTGATCTCTCAATTGAAGATCAGGAGCAACTTCTGAAAGAGCTACGGATGGCTTCAAAAGTGATGCAGAGTGCATTTAATGCCGATAAGCTTAATATTGGTGCGCTTGGAAATATCGTTCGTCAATTGCATCTGCATGTAATTGCGCGTTATGAGGCGGATCTTGCTTGGCCAAATCCGGTATGGGGTTACTTTGAATTAAGTACACAATATGCCTCAGATGCCTTAAGTCGCCGTATCGCTCTAATCAAAGATGCATTCGATGAACTCGCGTAG
- the tsaE gene encoding tRNA (adenosine(37)-N6)-threonylcarbamoyltransferase complex ATPase subunit type 1 TsaE — MAEEMAEKMTKKMDEISQKTAMQWIFSSEKETDLWARTLAKWLQNLAITDCKIYLEGQLGAGKTAFSRHFIQALGVKGAIKSPTYTLIEPYELPALMVLHADLYRLASPVELFDLGLLEESGIWLIEWPEKGAGVLPEADIVLKLSRVSEELTVNSEARTPLGQQLMAKVAEDWQ, encoded by the coding sequence ATGGCCGAAGAAATGGCAGAGAAAATGACAAAAAAAATGGATGAAATCTCACAAAAGACAGCGATGCAATGGATCTTCTCTTCAGAGAAAGAGACCGATTTATGGGCAAGAACATTGGCTAAATGGCTACAAAATTTAGCCATTACCGATTGTAAAATTTATTTAGAGGGGCAGTTAGGTGCGGGTAAAACTGCCTTTTCTCGCCACTTTATTCAAGCATTAGGGGTTAAGGGGGCGATTAAAAGCCCCACTTATACTTTGATCGAACCTTATGAATTGCCGGCGTTGATGGTACTTCACGCCGATCTCTATCGCCTTGCTTCGCCGGTAGAGCTCTTTGATTTAGGATTATTAGAAGAGAGTGGTATTTGGCTCATCGAATGGCCGGAGAAAGGGGCAGGTGTTTTGCCGGAAGCGGATATCGTGTTAAAGCTTTCTCGGGTCAGTGAGGAATTGACGGTTAACAGTGAGGCGCGCACACCCTTAGGTCAGCAACTGATGGCAAAAGTTGCCGAAGATTGGCAGTAG
- a CDS encoding YcgN family cysteine cluster protein has product MREKFWEAPLESLSTQEWEALCDGCGLCCLNKLEDEDTGEILYTRVACNLLDTCHGGCRQYRVRHQYVPECISLQLVDIPQLAWLPESCAYRLRYEGKLLPSWHYLLSGDRTLARMRSGMANLALIHENEMDEDCDLEDYAVDASAFK; this is encoded by the coding sequence ATGAGAGAAAAATTTTGGGAAGCGCCGCTCGAGTCATTATCGACTCAAGAATGGGAGGCGCTCTGTGATGGCTGTGGGCTCTGTTGTTTGAATAAGCTAGAAGATGAAGATACTGGTGAAATTCTCTATACACGTGTTGCCTGTAATCTGCTCGATACTTGTCACGGTGGCTGCCGGCAGTATCGGGTTCGCCATCAATATGTGCCGGAGTGTATCTCACTACAATTAGTAGATATTCCACAATTAGCCTGGTTACCTGAAAGTTGCGCCTATCGACTGCGTTATGAAGGGAAGCTACTGCCAAGTTGGCATTACCTCTTATCAGGAGATCGGACTTTAGCGAGAATGCGTAGTGGAATGGCGAATTTAGCTTTGATTCATGAGAATGAAATGGATGAGGATTGTGATCTAGAAGATTACGCAGTCGATGCGTCGGCATTTAAATAA
- a CDS encoding cell division protein ZapA, translated as MSETVVVPIRIANEEYPISSPASEVDVLKESAARLDAEISKLREKGRLSLEKAAVMAGLIIASELIRAEKGSALADFKFREQLMALSKTIDQFQE; from the coding sequence ATGAGCGAAACAGTTGTAGTACCTATTCGAATTGCCAATGAAGAGTATCCTATTAGTAGCCCGGCTTCTGAGGTGGATGTGTTAAAAGAATCTGCAGCAAGATTAGATGCAGAGATCAGTAAATTACGGGAGAAAGGTCGCCTCTCTCTTGAGAAAGCGGCTGTCATGGCAGGCCTTATTATTGCGAGTGAATTAATCCGTGCGGAAAAAGGATCGGCGCTTGCAGATTTTAAATTCCGGGAGCAACTGATGGCGTTAAGTAAAACTATTGATCAGTTTCAAGAGTAA
- a CDS encoding YihY/virulence factor BrkB family protein translates to MKAIIEKLEAWLWSKEGSCFLFRRIIQIIYRLAIQYEQANFKERAQALTYTTMLSIVPLLAITFSILAGFGVHNELEPLMLKGLAFLGEQNANDFVNLLVGFVENTRGVILGGAGFVVLLYTAINLMTTIESAFNRIWRVAKGRSLRERILNYVVVILIGPIFAFLAFSFLSSSIVLRVSGFVSNPLINFLLGQAFTIGIVTFVIWLGYIFITYRKVDIIPALIGALIASNAWYFIGKLFTYFVVMSGKQSQIYSGFASVVLFIMWMYLSWLIVLVGSQIAYYLQFPEKILQDDDGVEKASQLEVTLCLEAKDIDRQEWFVKSMKSESVDVNVPVKNNKVESILTLKKVKEETVHQIANATVVQTVEEIPQDAFTGDETTHSEKRPS, encoded by the coding sequence ATGAAAGCAATTATCGAAAAATTAGAAGCTTGGCTTTGGTCAAAAGAGGGATCCTGTTTTCTTTTTCGGCGTATTATTCAGATTATCTATCGTCTTGCGATTCAATATGAGCAAGCAAATTTTAAAGAGCGAGCGCAGGCATTGACCTATACGACAATGCTCTCAATCGTGCCGCTATTGGCGATTACCTTTTCGATTTTAGCGGGATTTGGCGTACACAATGAGCTTGAGCCCTTAATGCTTAAAGGGTTAGCCTTCTTAGGTGAGCAAAATGCCAATGATTTCGTCAATTTATTGGTGGGATTTGTGGAGAATACTCGAGGGGTGATTCTCGGGGGAGCGGGATTTGTGGTATTGCTTTATACTGCAATTAACCTAATGACGACAATTGAATCGGCCTTTAATCGTATTTGGCGCGTAGCAAAAGGGCGCTCTTTACGGGAGCGAATTCTCAATTATGTCGTTGTGATTTTAATTGGGCCGATCTTTGCTTTTCTTGCTTTCTCATTTCTTTCAAGTTCTATTGTGTTGCGTGTTAGCGGCTTTGTCTCTAATCCATTGATTAACTTTCTATTAGGTCAAGCTTTTACAATCGGCATCGTTACCTTTGTGATTTGGCTTGGATATATCTTTATTACCTACCGTAAAGTGGATATTATTCCTGCGCTTATCGGGGCGTTAATTGCTTCAAATGCTTGGTATTTTATCGGGAAGCTCTTTACCTATTTTGTGGTGATGTCAGGTAAACAATCACAGATCTATTCAGGTTTTGCGAGTGTCGTGCTCTTTATTATGTGGATGTATCTCTCTTGGCTAATTGTTCTGGTGGGAAGTCAAATAGCTTACTATTTACAATTTCCCGAGAAGATCTTGCAAGATGATGATGGGGTAGAAAAGGCAAGTCAGTTAGAGGTCACGCTCTGCTTAGAAGCGAAAGATATCGACCGACAAGAGTGGTTTGTGAAATCGATGAAGAGTGAATCCGTAGATGTTAATGTGCCAGTGAAAAATAATAAGGTGGAATCAATCCTGACACTGAAAAAAGTGAAAGAGGAGACTGTCCATCAGATTGCCAATGCAACTGTAGTGCAAACTGTAGAGGAGATCCCGCAAGATGCCTTTACGGGTGATGAAACGACTCATTCAGAGAAGCGCCCAAGTTAG
- the moaC gene encoding cyclic pyranopterin monophosphate synthase MoaC gives MGKSQLTHLNAAGEAHMVDVSNKAVTKRIALATGSITMNEAAFTALVEEKVSKGNVLGIARVAAIQGAKKTSDLIPLCHPLPLTKVNVEFELVEAERKVIAEVEVSTNGVTGVEMEALTATSVALLTVYDMLKAIDKRMEISSIALLRKQGGKSGDFVR, from the coding sequence ATGGGAAAATCACAATTAACACATTTGAATGCGGCTGGTGAAGCACATATGGTGGATGTCAGTAATAAGGCTGTAACAAAGCGTATTGCTCTTGCGACAGGTTCAATTACGATGAATGAAGCTGCATTTACCGCACTAGTTGAAGAGAAAGTTTCTAAAGGTAATGTACTCGGTATTGCTCGCGTTGCAGCCATTCAGGGTGCTAAAAAAACCTCAGACTTGATTCCCCTTTGTCACCCTTTGCCTCTTACAAAAGTAAATGTGGAATTTGAATTAGTGGAAGCTGAACGTAAAGTGATTGCCGAGGTTGAGGTCTCGACAAATGGTGTTACAGGGGTTGAGATGGAAGCTTTAACTGCAACGTCGGTTGCCTTATTGACAGTTTATGATATGTTAAAGGCTATTGATAAACGGATGGAGATTTCATCGATTGCCCTACTTCGTAAACAGGGTGGTAAAAGTGGTGATTTTGTCCGTTAG
- a CDS encoding FAD-dependent monooxygenase: MEGLEKRILISGAGPIGLSFALGLQKSPLSIVVVDQHKKPTAALLEQDTRMIALSHRSVKFLESIDLWQALKPYATPIESVHVSEKGYATKVELYASDHHLEDFGALIPLGRLVLGMHEAIEACDNIIYLDETRLTDYQVVDGKAESILQSLSRKEADTFDWIIAAEGMHSHLRMLSGIESYHTDYDQVAVIARARFNKPHRNMAYERFTSDGPLALLPIGSHEMAVVLIADRADKEMWESASNERFADEIIYRIGYELGDVEAVTDRHVWELSLMIPKTVCKSCLTLIGNSAHSLHPIAGQGLNLGFRDCELLLPYFAGGNIPTLETLKPYQKDRRKDVVKVVGATDFLVRGFGIDIPIAPHIRNVALRLVSHLPPLKKRIARFGMGY; this comes from the coding sequence ATGGAAGGGTTAGAGAAGCGTATTTTAATTTCAGGGGCGGGACCGATAGGCCTCTCTTTCGCATTAGGATTGCAAAAGAGTCCATTATCAATTGTCGTCGTGGATCAACATAAGAAGCCTACAGCTGCTCTCTTAGAGCAAGATACGAGAATGATCGCGCTCTCTCATCGCTCTGTAAAATTTCTTGAGTCGATTGATCTGTGGCAGGCGCTTAAACCTTATGCTACTCCGATTGAGAGTGTGCATGTCTCTGAAAAAGGCTACGCAACGAAAGTAGAACTCTACGCCTCTGATCATCATCTAGAGGATTTTGGTGCGCTGATTCCGCTTGGGCGCTTAGTATTGGGAATGCATGAAGCAATTGAAGCTTGTGATAACATCATTTACTTAGATGAAACGCGTCTCACTGATTATCAAGTGGTGGACGGTAAAGCAGAATCTATTTTGCAATCACTGAGCCGAAAAGAGGCCGATACTTTTGATTGGATTATTGCAGCAGAAGGCATGCATTCTCACTTACGGATGCTCTCTGGTATTGAGTCTTATCATACTGATTATGATCAAGTAGCGGTTATTGCGCGCGCACGTTTTAATAAGCCCCATCGCAATATGGCGTATGAACGCTTTACGAGCGATGGGCCATTAGCCTTATTGCCTATTGGTAGTCATGAAATGGCAGTAGTATTAATTGCTGATCGTGCGGATAAAGAGATGTGGGAATCGGCGTCTAATGAACGATTTGCCGATGAGATTATCTATCGTATCGGCTATGAATTAGGCGATGTGGAAGCAGTCACAGATCGACATGTGTGGGAGCTATCTCTCATGATTCCTAAAACGGTCTGTAAATCTTGTTTAACACTGATTGGTAACAGCGCGCATTCGCTGCATCCTATTGCCGGGCAAGGGCTTAATTTAGGTTTTCGAGATTGCGAGTTGTTACTGCCTTATTTTGCAGGCGGGAATATTCCGACCTTAGAGACGCTTAAACCGTATCAAAAAGATCGTCGGAAAGATGTAGTGAAAGTCGTCGGTGCGACTGATTTCCTTGTACGAGGTTTTGGGATCGATATTCCGATTGCGCCACATATTCGTAATGTGGCATTGCGCTTAGTTAGTCATTTGCCACCCCTAAAGAAGCGGATTGCGCGTTTTGGCATGGGATATTAG